A single genomic interval of Cervus elaphus chromosome 19, mCerEla1.1, whole genome shotgun sequence harbors:
- the LOC122676014 gene encoding arylacetamide deacetylase-like 2 isoform X2: MLMKLDYTLPISDENVTVMDITFSDIPVRLYLPKRKSASQRPAVIFVHGGAFVLGSCKLAALDLLNRQTAKNLGAVVVGVEYFRCRLLLFSLPVASDPVATPWTAAFQAFLSFTNFCYRLGHQYQFPVAHEDVVSVVKFFLQDKILAKYGVDPARVCISGDSAGGLIAAAVAQLIQNDPEFKNKLKAQALIYPSLQVIDIAIPSQRENEHGLILSKKLGIELACLYLTQDKALPQAMMKNQHMPHGSRHLFKLVDWSIFLPEKYKKNHVYAEPILGRLNPSYSALLDSRLSPLAVNDSQLQNLPLTYILTCQYDLIRDDGLMYVSRLQNVGVKVSHDHMEDGIHGALSFMASPINLQLGIRIKDKYINWLEENL; this comes from the exons ATGTTAATGAAACTGGACTACACACTACCAATTTCAGATGAAAACGTTACAGTGATGGATATAACCTTTAGTGATATTCCAGTACGTTTGTACTTGCCTAAGAGGAAGTCAGCAAGCCAGAGACCAGCTGTAATTTTTGTTCATGGTGGTGCCTTTGTTTTGGGAAGTTGTA aattAGCAGCTTTGGACCTCCTGAATAgacagacggcaaagaatcttgGTGCTGTCGTTGTGGGAGTGGA atattttagatgtagattgttgttgttcagtctcccagtcgcATCTGACCcagttgcaaccccatggactgcagcattccaggccttcTTGTCCTTTACCAACTTCTG TTACAGATTAGGTCATCAATATCAATTTCCTGTTGCCCATGAAGATGTCGTTTCTGTGGTCAAATTCTTTCTACAAGATAAGATTCTTGCAAAATATGGAGTGGATCCCGCTCGAGTCTGTATTTCAGGTGATAGTGCTGGGGGTTTAATTGCAGCggcagtggctcagctg atacaGAATGATCCAGAATTCAAAAATAAGCTGAAAGCACAAGCTTTAATTTACCCCAGCTTACAGGTCATTGATATCGCCATTCCttctcaaagagaaaatgaacatgGTCTAATTCTGTCAAagaaactgggaatagaacttgCATGCCTGTATTTGACTCAGGATAAAGCACTCCCCCAGGCAATGATGAAAAATCAACACATGCCTCATGGTTCAAGGCATCTGTTCAAGTTGGTTGACTGGAGTATCTTCCTTCCTGAGAAGTATAAGAAGAACCATGTATATGCAGAACCAATTCTTGGAAGACTTAATCCTTCGTATTCAGCACTTTTGGATAGTAGGTTATCACCCTTGGCAGTCAATGATTCCCAGTTGCAAAATTTGCCCTTAACTTACATCCTCACCTGTCAATATGATCTTATAAGAGATGATGGACTTATGTATGTCTCACGACTTCAAAATGTTGGAGTTAAAGTTTCTCATGACCATATGGAGGATGGAATCCATGGAGCTTTATCATTCATGGCTTCACCAATTAATTTACAGCTAGGCATTAGAATAAAAGATAAGTATATTAATTGGCTAGaagaaaatctataa